A region of Cataglyphis hispanica isolate Lineage 1 chromosome 6, ULB_Chis1_1.0, whole genome shotgun sequence DNA encodes the following proteins:
- the LOC126850391 gene encoding uncharacterized protein LOC126850391 isoform X2: protein MAGNGVPVLLITANVGSIFEEPSVMLKIWTEEFLSTISKLDPKFIALHCQEVGGKNYEQSMRHVEDFVRLLMSSEELRLFDKIRVFLDEDYSSAEHFTALGNFYFVHESLSDVLLWDFNDCTFIPVNGKEVHSGNIEAVTTKEKAKFPQEFFPECKWSRKGFLRTRWSISGTVFDLINIHLFHDASNFIAMETFPSVYSKTRRRALEHTLDRFHNDKYPNVPYFLFGDFNFRTDTASVIKKLTEDTQERRLSNKGNISKLQFHNRDDDLILTLGKKEFSHYEHQNVFMKNGAEWLREYDKELGDFEGRLFEFPINFVPSYPFQEDVNEPVNYMQTRVPAWCDRVLLSPTAKTLVQNINDSEAVEYGIIGPTTCMGDHKPVYLKASLISDAGMIDCCSLPIALEFCFRVPNNYPELLSMLPDCNSYANVRADFVDRSSNLLHAIPVKHDPYTPDSMDSPSPNALMASGEVPDLDTDHNDSNNVASSALRSTIQITSTASSRRLVNRAVSPALLKSRLELIVQNKRHEDVDLDVDFSDIKRSPSECHLRSWPDAEDRHWCVRKNRCNSDVSWQRSHVLTEAWIQGRGHQGYHSFSNFANQSSSNLNPPDVVDGLPPDLIIPRIAIINASNFESNTSSVYFHDDRLSNYSENKLSAYSDGRTKTLSGEAVSSEKSDEICDKMDEEGNNRLTPNAERIIKIKSKDTYPKSHSEPMELSSKKPYCKKDNGEFIEDECDMCKEMKCQIIEAQALVRNTSCMKNDVYHDDRTNDELIMKCDIPDEPCFKGKNTRFTEILLENQPNFQALQKIYVNHGKGHMDPDRINVEINDKPYERFGAQIESLGDRDCDSNVIKICSDEYADHAVSPDTEIINCESKQRICTFKCTRSNSTHSQDISDHAGNVKLKLKAYKVTERYKSNIIGKRTRCKKCCCVIS, encoded by the exons ATGGCAGGCAACGGCGTCCCAGTCCTCCTCATTACCGCGAACGTCGGAAGCATCTTCGAGGAG CCTAGTGTCATGCTAAAGATATGGACGGAAGAATTTTTATCC ACTATATCGAAACTAGATCCGAAATTTATAGCACTGCACTGCCAAGAAGTAGGTGGAAAAAATTACGAACAGAGTATGAGGCATGTCGAAGACTTTGTTAG atTACTAATGTCATCGGAAGAATTAAGATTGTTTGACAAAATTAGGGTATTCCTTGACGAGGATTATTCATCCGCTGAACATTTCACA gctCTAGGAAATTTCTATTTCGTACACGAGTCCTTGAGCGATGTTTTATTATGGGATTTTAACG ATTGTACCTTTATACCAGTAAATGGAAAAGAAGTTCATTCTGGCAACATAGAAGCAGTTACAACCAAAGAAAAAGCCAAGTTTCCTCAAGAATTTTTCCCAGAATGCAAATGGTCCAGGAAGGGTTTTCTGCGAACTCGATGGAGTATCAGCGGAACAGTTTTTGATCTCataaacatacatttatttcacGACGCGAGCAATTTTATTGCTATGGAGacg tTTCCATCGGTATACAGTAAAACGCGCAGAAGAGCGCTCGAGCATACATTAGATAGATTTCATAACGACAAGTATCCAAATGTgccgtattttttatttggtgattttaattttagaacagACACGGCAAGCGTGATAAAG aaattgACAGAAGATACTCAAGAAAGGAGGTTATCGaataaaggaaatatttctaaattgcaATTTCACAATAGAGATGATGATCTCATATTGACGTTagggaaaaaagaattttcacaTTACGAACATCAAAACGTATTTATGAAGAATGGTGCTGAATGg TTACGCGAGTATGATAAAGAACTGGGAGATTTTGAAGGACGATTGTTCGAGTTTCCAATCAATTTTGTGCCAAGTTATCCGTTTCAAGAAGATGTAAACGAGCctgtaaattatatgcagACAAGAGTGCCGGCTTGGTGCGATCGGGTCTTGTTGAGCCCTACTGCGAAAACACTAGTCCAAAAT ataAATGATTCCGAGGCAGTGGAATACGGTATAATTGGTCCAACTACATGCATGGGTGATCACAAG CCAGTCTACTTGAAGGCTAGTCTCATCTCAGACGCAGGTATGATAGACTGCTGCAGCTTGCCAATTGCACTTGAGTTTTGCTTCCGAGTGCCCAACAATTATCCGGAGTTGTTGTCCATGTTGCCTGATTGCAATAGTTACGCTAACGTGCGCGCGGATTTTGTTGATCGTTCGTCTAATCTGTTGCACGCAATACCTGTTAAGCATGATCCCTACACCCCAGATAGTATGGACAGTCCGAGTCCGAACGCGCTGATGGCCTCCGGAGAAGTTCCGGATTTAGATACGGATCACAACGATAGCAACAATGTCGCGTCGTCTGCGCTACGATCAACGATTCAAATCACATCGACCGCCTCGTCGAGACGTCTCGTCAACCGAGCCGTATCGCCGGCTCTATTGAAATCCAGGTTGGAGTTGATTGTACAAAATAAGAGACACGAGGACGTAGATCTGGATGTAGACTTCTCAGATATTAAGAGGAGTCCCAGCGAGTGCCATCTGCGTTCCTGGCCCGACGCCGAGGATCGGCATTGGTGCGTGAGAAAGAATAGATGCAACAGCGACGTGTCATGGCAACGGTCCCACGTTCTAACAGAGGCCTGGATCCAAGGTAGGGGTCATCAAGGATACCACTCTTTCAGTAATTTTGCGAATCAATCCTCTTCGAATTTGAATCCACCGGATGTCGTTGATGGATTACCACCCGATTTAATCATACCGCGAATAGCTATAATAAATGCGAGCAATTTCGAATCGAACACGAGCTCTGTGTACTTTCACGACGACAGATTGAGCAATTATTCGGAAAACAAATTGAGCGCGTACTCGGACGGTCGTACGAAAACGTTGAGTGGCGAAGCCGTGAGTTCGGAAAAATCGGATGAGATTTGTGACAAGATGGACGAGGAAGGAAATAACAGATTGACTCCGAATgcagagagaataataaaaattaaaagtaaagatACGTATCCGAAAAGTCATAGCGAGCCAATGGAGCTATCGAGCAAAAAGCCGTACTGCAAAAAGGACAATGGTGAATTCATCGAAGACGAATGCGATATGTGTAAGGAGatgaaatgtcaaataatagAAGCGCAAGCTCTCGTAAGAAATACATCTTGTATGAAAAATGACGTCTACCATGATGATAGGACTAATGACGAATTAATCATGAAATGCGATATTCCGGACGAACCTTGTTTTAAAGGCAAAAATACACGATTCACCGAGATCCTATTGGAAAATCAGCCGAATTTTCAAGCATTACAAAAGATATACGTGAATCACGGAAAAGGCCACATGGATCCGGATAGAATAAACGTGGAAATCAACGATAAGCCATATGAGAGATTCGGCGCACAAATAGAGTCTCTCGGGGATCGAGATTGTGACAGCAATGTGATAAAGATATGCTCAGATGAATACGCGGATCATGCGGTAAGTCCCGATACAGAGATTATAAATTGTGAGAGTAAACAAAGGATATGCACCTTCAAGTGCACAAGAAGCAACTCGACACATAGTCAGGATATCAGTGATCATGCAGGGAATGTCAAATTAAAGTTGAAAGCTTACAAAGTCACTGAACGATACAAAAGCAACATTATAGGAAAGCGGACTAGATGTAAAAAGTGTTGTTGCGTAATATCGTGA
- the LOC126850391 gene encoding uncharacterized protein LOC126850391 isoform X1 — protein sequence MFGRRRARGKKNRLVRATIFLSPPSVMLKIWTEEFLSTISKLDPKFIALHCQEVGGKNYEQSMRHVEDFVRLLMSSEELRLFDKIRVFLDEDYSSAEHFTALGNFYFVHESLSDVLLWDFNDCTFIPVNGKEVHSGNIEAVTTKEKAKFPQEFFPECKWSRKGFLRTRWSISGTVFDLINIHLFHDASNFIAMETFPSVYSKTRRRALEHTLDRFHNDKYPNVPYFLFGDFNFRTDTASVIKKLTEDTQERRLSNKGNISKLQFHNRDDDLILTLGKKEFSHYEHQNVFMKNGAEWLREYDKELGDFEGRLFEFPINFVPSYPFQEDVNEPVNYMQTRVPAWCDRVLLSPTAKTLVQNINDSEAVEYGIIGPTTCMGDHKPVYLKASLISDAGMIDCCSLPIALEFCFRVPNNYPELLSMLPDCNSYANVRADFVDRSSNLLHAIPVKHDPYTPDSMDSPSPNALMASGEVPDLDTDHNDSNNVASSALRSTIQITSTASSRRLVNRAVSPALLKSRLELIVQNKRHEDVDLDVDFSDIKRSPSECHLRSWPDAEDRHWCVRKNRCNSDVSWQRSHVLTEAWIQGRGHQGYHSFSNFANQSSSNLNPPDVVDGLPPDLIIPRIAIINASNFESNTSSVYFHDDRLSNYSENKLSAYSDGRTKTLSGEAVSSEKSDEICDKMDEEGNNRLTPNAERIIKIKSKDTYPKSHSEPMELSSKKPYCKKDNGEFIEDECDMCKEMKCQIIEAQALVRNTSCMKNDVYHDDRTNDELIMKCDIPDEPCFKGKNTRFTEILLENQPNFQALQKIYVNHGKGHMDPDRINVEINDKPYERFGAQIESLGDRDCDSNVIKICSDEYADHAVSPDTEIINCESKQRICTFKCTRSNSTHSQDISDHAGNVKLKLKAYKVTERYKSNIIGKRTRCKKCCCVIS from the exons ATGTTTGGTCGCCGTCGCgctcgaggaaaaaaaaacagattggTTCGTGCAACGATATTTTTAAGTCcg CCTAGTGTCATGCTAAAGATATGGACGGAAGAATTTTTATCC ACTATATCGAAACTAGATCCGAAATTTATAGCACTGCACTGCCAAGAAGTAGGTGGAAAAAATTACGAACAGAGTATGAGGCATGTCGAAGACTTTGTTAG atTACTAATGTCATCGGAAGAATTAAGATTGTTTGACAAAATTAGGGTATTCCTTGACGAGGATTATTCATCCGCTGAACATTTCACA gctCTAGGAAATTTCTATTTCGTACACGAGTCCTTGAGCGATGTTTTATTATGGGATTTTAACG ATTGTACCTTTATACCAGTAAATGGAAAAGAAGTTCATTCTGGCAACATAGAAGCAGTTACAACCAAAGAAAAAGCCAAGTTTCCTCAAGAATTTTTCCCAGAATGCAAATGGTCCAGGAAGGGTTTTCTGCGAACTCGATGGAGTATCAGCGGAACAGTTTTTGATCTCataaacatacatttatttcacGACGCGAGCAATTTTATTGCTATGGAGacg tTTCCATCGGTATACAGTAAAACGCGCAGAAGAGCGCTCGAGCATACATTAGATAGATTTCATAACGACAAGTATCCAAATGTgccgtattttttatttggtgattttaattttagaacagACACGGCAAGCGTGATAAAG aaattgACAGAAGATACTCAAGAAAGGAGGTTATCGaataaaggaaatatttctaaattgcaATTTCACAATAGAGATGATGATCTCATATTGACGTTagggaaaaaagaattttcacaTTACGAACATCAAAACGTATTTATGAAGAATGGTGCTGAATGg TTACGCGAGTATGATAAAGAACTGGGAGATTTTGAAGGACGATTGTTCGAGTTTCCAATCAATTTTGTGCCAAGTTATCCGTTTCAAGAAGATGTAAACGAGCctgtaaattatatgcagACAAGAGTGCCGGCTTGGTGCGATCGGGTCTTGTTGAGCCCTACTGCGAAAACACTAGTCCAAAAT ataAATGATTCCGAGGCAGTGGAATACGGTATAATTGGTCCAACTACATGCATGGGTGATCACAAG CCAGTCTACTTGAAGGCTAGTCTCATCTCAGACGCAGGTATGATAGACTGCTGCAGCTTGCCAATTGCACTTGAGTTTTGCTTCCGAGTGCCCAACAATTATCCGGAGTTGTTGTCCATGTTGCCTGATTGCAATAGTTACGCTAACGTGCGCGCGGATTTTGTTGATCGTTCGTCTAATCTGTTGCACGCAATACCTGTTAAGCATGATCCCTACACCCCAGATAGTATGGACAGTCCGAGTCCGAACGCGCTGATGGCCTCCGGAGAAGTTCCGGATTTAGATACGGATCACAACGATAGCAACAATGTCGCGTCGTCTGCGCTACGATCAACGATTCAAATCACATCGACCGCCTCGTCGAGACGTCTCGTCAACCGAGCCGTATCGCCGGCTCTATTGAAATCCAGGTTGGAGTTGATTGTACAAAATAAGAGACACGAGGACGTAGATCTGGATGTAGACTTCTCAGATATTAAGAGGAGTCCCAGCGAGTGCCATCTGCGTTCCTGGCCCGACGCCGAGGATCGGCATTGGTGCGTGAGAAAGAATAGATGCAACAGCGACGTGTCATGGCAACGGTCCCACGTTCTAACAGAGGCCTGGATCCAAGGTAGGGGTCATCAAGGATACCACTCTTTCAGTAATTTTGCGAATCAATCCTCTTCGAATTTGAATCCACCGGATGTCGTTGATGGATTACCACCCGATTTAATCATACCGCGAATAGCTATAATAAATGCGAGCAATTTCGAATCGAACACGAGCTCTGTGTACTTTCACGACGACAGATTGAGCAATTATTCGGAAAACAAATTGAGCGCGTACTCGGACGGTCGTACGAAAACGTTGAGTGGCGAAGCCGTGAGTTCGGAAAAATCGGATGAGATTTGTGACAAGATGGACGAGGAAGGAAATAACAGATTGACTCCGAATgcagagagaataataaaaattaaaagtaaagatACGTATCCGAAAAGTCATAGCGAGCCAATGGAGCTATCGAGCAAAAAGCCGTACTGCAAAAAGGACAATGGTGAATTCATCGAAGACGAATGCGATATGTGTAAGGAGatgaaatgtcaaataatagAAGCGCAAGCTCTCGTAAGAAATACATCTTGTATGAAAAATGACGTCTACCATGATGATAGGACTAATGACGAATTAATCATGAAATGCGATATTCCGGACGAACCTTGTTTTAAAGGCAAAAATACACGATTCACCGAGATCCTATTGGAAAATCAGCCGAATTTTCAAGCATTACAAAAGATATACGTGAATCACGGAAAAGGCCACATGGATCCGGATAGAATAAACGTGGAAATCAACGATAAGCCATATGAGAGATTCGGCGCACAAATAGAGTCTCTCGGGGATCGAGATTGTGACAGCAATGTGATAAAGATATGCTCAGATGAATACGCGGATCATGCGGTAAGTCCCGATACAGAGATTATAAATTGTGAGAGTAAACAAAGGATATGCACCTTCAAGTGCACAAGAAGCAACTCGACACATAGTCAGGATATCAGTGATCATGCAGGGAATGTCAAATTAAAGTTGAAAGCTTACAAAGTCACTGAACGATACAAAAGCAACATTATAGGAAAGCGGACTAGATGTAAAAAGTGTTGTTGCGTAATATCGTGA
- the LOC126850391 gene encoding uncharacterized protein LOC126850391 isoform X3: protein MFGRRRARGKKNRLVRATIFLSPPSVMLKIWTEEFLSTISKLDPKFIALHCQEVGGKNYEQSMRHVEDFVRLLMSSEELRLFDKIRVFLDEDYSSAEHFTALGNFYFVHESLSDVLLWDFNDCTFIPVNGKEVHSGNIEAVTTKEKAKFPQEFFPECKWSRKGFLRTRWSISGTVFDLINIHLFHDASNFIAMETFPSVYSKTRRRALEHTLDRFHNDKYPNVPYFLFGDFNFRTDTASVIKKLTEDTQERRLSNKGNISKLQFHNRDDDLILTLGKKEFSHYEHQNVFMKNGAEWLREYDKELGDFEGRLFEFPINFVPSYPFQEDVNEPVNYMQTRVPAWCDRVLLSPTAKTLVQNINDSEAVEYGIIGPTTCMGDHKPVYLKASLISDAGMIDCCSLPIALEFCFRVPNNYPELLSMLPDCNSYANVRADFVDRSSNLLHAIPVKHDPYTPDSMDSPSPNALMASGEVPDLDTDHNDSNNVASSALRSTIQITSTASSRRLVNRAVSPALLKSRLELIVQNKRHEDVDLDVDFSDIKRSPSECHLRSWPDAEDRHWCVRKNRCNSDVSWQRSHVLTEAWIQGRGHQGYHSFSNFANQSSSNLNPPDVVDGLPPDLIIPRIAIINASNFESNTSSVYFHDDRLSNYSENKLSAYSDGRTKTLSGEAVSSEKSDEICDKMDEEGNNRLTPNAERIIKIKSKDTYPKSHSEPMELSSKKPYCKKDNGEFIEDECDMCKEMKCQIIEAQALVRNTSCMKNDVYHDDRTNDELIMKCDIPDEPCFKGKNTRFTEILLENQPNFQALQKIYVNHGKGHMDPDRINVEINDKPYERFGAQIESLGDRDCDSNVIKICSDEYADHAKRSTRTYHVVIRTASLPRRYLFAGFFLRARLSGHYCQS from the exons ATGTTTGGTCGCCGTCGCgctcgaggaaaaaaaaacagattggTTCGTGCAACGATATTTTTAAGTCcg CCTAGTGTCATGCTAAAGATATGGACGGAAGAATTTTTATCC ACTATATCGAAACTAGATCCGAAATTTATAGCACTGCACTGCCAAGAAGTAGGTGGAAAAAATTACGAACAGAGTATGAGGCATGTCGAAGACTTTGTTAG atTACTAATGTCATCGGAAGAATTAAGATTGTTTGACAAAATTAGGGTATTCCTTGACGAGGATTATTCATCCGCTGAACATTTCACA gctCTAGGAAATTTCTATTTCGTACACGAGTCCTTGAGCGATGTTTTATTATGGGATTTTAACG ATTGTACCTTTATACCAGTAAATGGAAAAGAAGTTCATTCTGGCAACATAGAAGCAGTTACAACCAAAGAAAAAGCCAAGTTTCCTCAAGAATTTTTCCCAGAATGCAAATGGTCCAGGAAGGGTTTTCTGCGAACTCGATGGAGTATCAGCGGAACAGTTTTTGATCTCataaacatacatttatttcacGACGCGAGCAATTTTATTGCTATGGAGacg tTTCCATCGGTATACAGTAAAACGCGCAGAAGAGCGCTCGAGCATACATTAGATAGATTTCATAACGACAAGTATCCAAATGTgccgtattttttatttggtgattttaattttagaacagACACGGCAAGCGTGATAAAG aaattgACAGAAGATACTCAAGAAAGGAGGTTATCGaataaaggaaatatttctaaattgcaATTTCACAATAGAGATGATGATCTCATATTGACGTTagggaaaaaagaattttcacaTTACGAACATCAAAACGTATTTATGAAGAATGGTGCTGAATGg TTACGCGAGTATGATAAAGAACTGGGAGATTTTGAAGGACGATTGTTCGAGTTTCCAATCAATTTTGTGCCAAGTTATCCGTTTCAAGAAGATGTAAACGAGCctgtaaattatatgcagACAAGAGTGCCGGCTTGGTGCGATCGGGTCTTGTTGAGCCCTACTGCGAAAACACTAGTCCAAAAT ataAATGATTCCGAGGCAGTGGAATACGGTATAATTGGTCCAACTACATGCATGGGTGATCACAAG CCAGTCTACTTGAAGGCTAGTCTCATCTCAGACGCAGGTATGATAGACTGCTGCAGCTTGCCAATTGCACTTGAGTTTTGCTTCCGAGTGCCCAACAATTATCCGGAGTTGTTGTCCATGTTGCCTGATTGCAATAGTTACGCTAACGTGCGCGCGGATTTTGTTGATCGTTCGTCTAATCTGTTGCACGCAATACCTGTTAAGCATGATCCCTACACCCCAGATAGTATGGACAGTCCGAGTCCGAACGCGCTGATGGCCTCCGGAGAAGTTCCGGATTTAGATACGGATCACAACGATAGCAACAATGTCGCGTCGTCTGCGCTACGATCAACGATTCAAATCACATCGACCGCCTCGTCGAGACGTCTCGTCAACCGAGCCGTATCGCCGGCTCTATTGAAATCCAGGTTGGAGTTGATTGTACAAAATAAGAGACACGAGGACGTAGATCTGGATGTAGACTTCTCAGATATTAAGAGGAGTCCCAGCGAGTGCCATCTGCGTTCCTGGCCCGACGCCGAGGATCGGCATTGGTGCGTGAGAAAGAATAGATGCAACAGCGACGTGTCATGGCAACGGTCCCACGTTCTAACAGAGGCCTGGATCCAAGGTAGGGGTCATCAAGGATACCACTCTTTCAGTAATTTTGCGAATCAATCCTCTTCGAATTTGAATCCACCGGATGTCGTTGATGGATTACCACCCGATTTAATCATACCGCGAATAGCTATAATAAATGCGAGCAATTTCGAATCGAACACGAGCTCTGTGTACTTTCACGACGACAGATTGAGCAATTATTCGGAAAACAAATTGAGCGCGTACTCGGACGGTCGTACGAAAACGTTGAGTGGCGAAGCCGTGAGTTCGGAAAAATCGGATGAGATTTGTGACAAGATGGACGAGGAAGGAAATAACAGATTGACTCCGAATgcagagagaataataaaaattaaaagtaaagatACGTATCCGAAAAGTCATAGCGAGCCAATGGAGCTATCGAGCAAAAAGCCGTACTGCAAAAAGGACAATGGTGAATTCATCGAAGACGAATGCGATATGTGTAAGGAGatgaaatgtcaaataatagAAGCGCAAGCTCTCGTAAGAAATACATCTTGTATGAAAAATGACGTCTACCATGATGATAGGACTAATGACGAATTAATCATGAAATGCGATATTCCGGACGAACCTTGTTTTAAAGGCAAAAATACACGATTCACCGAGATCCTATTGGAAAATCAGCCGAATTTTCAAGCATTACAAAAGATATACGTGAATCACGGAAAAGGCCACATGGATCCGGATAGAATAAACGTGGAAATCAACGATAAGCCATATGAGAGATTCGGCGCACAAATAGAGTCTCTCGGGGATCGAGATTGTGACAGCAATGTGATAAAGATATGCTCAGATGAATACGCGGATCATGCG
- the LOC126850391 gene encoding uncharacterized protein LOC126850391 isoform X4, giving the protein MFGRRRARGKKNRLVRATIFLSPPSVMLKIWTEEFLSTISKLDPKFIALHCQEVGGKNYEQSMRHVEDFVRLLMSSEELRLFDKIRVFLDEDYSSAEHFTALGNFYFVHESLSDVLLWDFNDCTFIPVNGKEVHSGNIEAVTTKEKAKFPQEFFPECKWSRKGFLRTRWSISGTVFDLINIHLFHDASNFIAMETFPSVYSKTRRRALEHTLDRFHNDKYPNVPYFLFGDFNFRTDTASVIKKLTEDTQERRLSNKGNISKLQFHNRDDDLILTLGKKEFSHYEHQNVFMKNGAEWLREYDKELGDFEGRLFEFPINFVPSYPFQEDVNEPVNYMQTRVPAWCDRVLLSPTAKTLVQNINDSEAVEYGIIGPTTCMGDHKPVYLKASLISDAGMIDCCSLPIALEFCFRVPNNYPELLSMLPDCNSYANVRADFVDRSSNLLHAIPVKHDPYTPDSMDSPSPNALMASGEVPDLDTDHNDSNNVASSALRSTIQITSTASSRRLVNRAVSPALLKSRLELIVQNKRHEDVDLDVDFSDIKRSPSECHLRSWPDAEDRHWCVRKNRCNSDVSWQRSHVLTEAWIQGRGHQGYHSFSNFANQSSSNLNPPDVVDGLPPDLIIPRIAIINASNFESNTSSVYFHDDRLSNYSENKLSAYSDGRTKTLSGEAVSSEKSDEICDKMDEEGNNRLTPNAERIIKIKSKDTYPKSHSEPMELSSKKPYCKKDNGEFIEDECDMCKEMKCQIIEAQALVRNTSCMKNDVYHDDRTNDELIMKCDIPDEPCFKGKNTRFTEILLENQPNFQALQKIYVNHGKGHMDPDRINVEINDKPYERFGAQIESLGDRDCDSNVIKICSDEYADHARRRGKRKQKRSPS; this is encoded by the exons ATGTTTGGTCGCCGTCGCgctcgaggaaaaaaaaacagattggTTCGTGCAACGATATTTTTAAGTCcg CCTAGTGTCATGCTAAAGATATGGACGGAAGAATTTTTATCC ACTATATCGAAACTAGATCCGAAATTTATAGCACTGCACTGCCAAGAAGTAGGTGGAAAAAATTACGAACAGAGTATGAGGCATGTCGAAGACTTTGTTAG atTACTAATGTCATCGGAAGAATTAAGATTGTTTGACAAAATTAGGGTATTCCTTGACGAGGATTATTCATCCGCTGAACATTTCACA gctCTAGGAAATTTCTATTTCGTACACGAGTCCTTGAGCGATGTTTTATTATGGGATTTTAACG ATTGTACCTTTATACCAGTAAATGGAAAAGAAGTTCATTCTGGCAACATAGAAGCAGTTACAACCAAAGAAAAAGCCAAGTTTCCTCAAGAATTTTTCCCAGAATGCAAATGGTCCAGGAAGGGTTTTCTGCGAACTCGATGGAGTATCAGCGGAACAGTTTTTGATCTCataaacatacatttatttcacGACGCGAGCAATTTTATTGCTATGGAGacg tTTCCATCGGTATACAGTAAAACGCGCAGAAGAGCGCTCGAGCATACATTAGATAGATTTCATAACGACAAGTATCCAAATGTgccgtattttttatttggtgattttaattttagaacagACACGGCAAGCGTGATAAAG aaattgACAGAAGATACTCAAGAAAGGAGGTTATCGaataaaggaaatatttctaaattgcaATTTCACAATAGAGATGATGATCTCATATTGACGTTagggaaaaaagaattttcacaTTACGAACATCAAAACGTATTTATGAAGAATGGTGCTGAATGg TTACGCGAGTATGATAAAGAACTGGGAGATTTTGAAGGACGATTGTTCGAGTTTCCAATCAATTTTGTGCCAAGTTATCCGTTTCAAGAAGATGTAAACGAGCctgtaaattatatgcagACAAGAGTGCCGGCTTGGTGCGATCGGGTCTTGTTGAGCCCTACTGCGAAAACACTAGTCCAAAAT ataAATGATTCCGAGGCAGTGGAATACGGTATAATTGGTCCAACTACATGCATGGGTGATCACAAG CCAGTCTACTTGAAGGCTAGTCTCATCTCAGACGCAGGTATGATAGACTGCTGCAGCTTGCCAATTGCACTTGAGTTTTGCTTCCGAGTGCCCAACAATTATCCGGAGTTGTTGTCCATGTTGCCTGATTGCAATAGTTACGCTAACGTGCGCGCGGATTTTGTTGATCGTTCGTCTAATCTGTTGCACGCAATACCTGTTAAGCATGATCCCTACACCCCAGATAGTATGGACAGTCCGAGTCCGAACGCGCTGATGGCCTCCGGAGAAGTTCCGGATTTAGATACGGATCACAACGATAGCAACAATGTCGCGTCGTCTGCGCTACGATCAACGATTCAAATCACATCGACCGCCTCGTCGAGACGTCTCGTCAACCGAGCCGTATCGCCGGCTCTATTGAAATCCAGGTTGGAGTTGATTGTACAAAATAAGAGACACGAGGACGTAGATCTGGATGTAGACTTCTCAGATATTAAGAGGAGTCCCAGCGAGTGCCATCTGCGTTCCTGGCCCGACGCCGAGGATCGGCATTGGTGCGTGAGAAAGAATAGATGCAACAGCGACGTGTCATGGCAACGGTCCCACGTTCTAACAGAGGCCTGGATCCAAGGTAGGGGTCATCAAGGATACCACTCTTTCAGTAATTTTGCGAATCAATCCTCTTCGAATTTGAATCCACCGGATGTCGTTGATGGATTACCACCCGATTTAATCATACCGCGAATAGCTATAATAAATGCGAGCAATTTCGAATCGAACACGAGCTCTGTGTACTTTCACGACGACAGATTGAGCAATTATTCGGAAAACAAATTGAGCGCGTACTCGGACGGTCGTACGAAAACGTTGAGTGGCGAAGCCGTGAGTTCGGAAAAATCGGATGAGATTTGTGACAAGATGGACGAGGAAGGAAATAACAGATTGACTCCGAATgcagagagaataataaaaattaaaagtaaagatACGTATCCGAAAAGTCATAGCGAGCCAATGGAGCTATCGAGCAAAAAGCCGTACTGCAAAAAGGACAATGGTGAATTCATCGAAGACGAATGCGATATGTGTAAGGAGatgaaatgtcaaataatagAAGCGCAAGCTCTCGTAAGAAATACATCTTGTATGAAAAATGACGTCTACCATGATGATAGGACTAATGACGAATTAATCATGAAATGCGATATTCCGGACGAACCTTGTTTTAAAGGCAAAAATACACGATTCACCGAGATCCTATTGGAAAATCAGCCGAATTTTCAAGCATTACAAAAGATATACGTGAATCACGGAAAAGGCCACATGGATCCGGATAGAATAAACGTGGAAATCAACGATAAGCCATATGAGAGATTCGGCGCACAAATAGAGTCTCTCGGGGATCGAGATTGTGACAGCAATGTGATAAAGATATGCTCAGATGAATACGCGGATCATGCG